CAGGCGGCGTACGAGAAGACCGCCGCGGCGAAGTCGGCGAAGATCCGCATGACGATGACCATGCCGGCCGGCGTCGAGGGCATGGCCGGCGGCGGCGAGATGACGATGTCCGGGGTCATGGGGTGGGACCCGGGCGTGATGGACATGACCGTCGAGGGCGGCGCGCTGAACCAGGCACAGGGCGGCCCCGGCACCTCCCGTCTGATCATGGCCGACGAGGTCATGTACATGGACATGGGTGAGAAGGCCCCCGCGGAGCTGGGCGGCAAGCGCTGGATCAAGATGGACCTCAAGGCCATGGCGGACCTGTCCGGCGACGCCGCGGTGCGCCGGCAGATGACCGGCAGCCTGGAGAACATCAACCAGGACCCGGCCAAGCAGCTCGCCCTGCTGCTGGACTCGCCGAACCTGAAGCACGTCGGCCCGGAGAAGGTCGACGGCGTCGAGACCCAGCACTACAAGGGACGGCTCACCGTCGACGAGATGGTCGCCTCCAACAAGTCGCTCGCGGTGCTCTCCGCGAAGGAGCGCGCCGAGCTGGTCGCCTCGCTGAAGGAGGGCGGTCTCAAGGCGTACGACACCGACGTGTGGGTCGACGGTGACGGCTACCCGGTGAAGATGGACATCGGCATGGAGACGCCGCAGGGCACCTTCGACATCGCCGTGGCCTACTCCGACTACGGCACCGCCGCCGCCGTGCAGGCCCCGCCCGCCGGCGAGACCTTCGACTTCATGGAGGTCCTGGAGAAGCTCGGCGCCGCCGCCCGCGACACCGAGGGCCCGCAGGACGCCGGGGCCGGCACGGGCACCGACGGAGCCGGCACGGCCTGAGCGCGGCGGCGTGCCGGCGGCCGGACCGCGGGCTCACCGCGGTCCGAGCACGGCCTGACAGCGGTACGGGCCCCCGCGCCCTCACCGCGGTCCGAGCACGGCCTGACGGCGGTACGGGCCCCCCGCGGCCTCACCGCACGGCCTCGCCGCCGCCCGACCGGCGGTACGAGCGGAACCCGAGCCGGTCCAAGCCGGTCCGCGTGGGGCCCGCGTGCCGCCGGCACCCCGCCTCACCCCGGCCCCGCCCTCCGGCCCATCCCCGGCCCCGTACCGCGTCCCCGGCCCCACCCCGTTCCGCTGACGACCGGCCGATTTGCTTGACGGCAGCCCGGTCCCGTACTCTTCCACAGAAGCCAAAGACCGCTGGTCGCAGCCGTGCCCCCAGGGCACAGCCGCCGAAGGATCCGCTAGCTACGGACGACCCGCGCAGGTGACAGTGGTAGTACTCCCGGGCAAGCCGTCCGGTCGAGTCACGCCCCGTGCGCCTGCGCCGGGGCGTTTCGTTTTGCCCAGTCTCCTTCCTTCAGCCATCGCGGTCCGAATCACCCGGAAGGAGGCCGAGGCTCATGGCGAGGCCCGACAAGTCTGCTGCGGTTGCCGAGCTGACGGACAAGTTCCGCAGCTCCAACGCCGCCGTGCTGACCGAGTACCGCGGTCTCACCGTGGCACAGCTCAAGCAGCTGCGCCGTTCGCTCGGTGAGAACGCCCAGTACGCCGTGGTGAAGAACACGCTGACCAAGATTGCGGCCAACGAGGCCGGGATCACGTCGCTGGACGACCAGTTCAATGGTCCGACGGCGGTCGCCTTCATCACCGGTGACCCGGTGACGTCGGCGAAGGGTCTTCGTGACTTCGCCAAGGACAACCCGAACCTCATCATCAAGGGCGGTGTCCTTGACGGTAAGGCGCTGTCCGCCGATGAGATCAAGAAGCTTGCGGACCTCGAGTCCCGCGAGGTTCTGCTCGCCAAGCTGGCGGGTGCCATGAAGGGCAAGCAGTCCCAGGCTGCCGCGCTCTTCCAGGCGCTCCCGTCGAAGCTCGTCCGCACCGTGGACGCGCTTCGCGCCAAGCAGGCCGAGCAGGGCGGTGCCGAGTAACTCGGCTCGCACATTGATCGCCGCCTGACCAGGGCGACGGTCACAGCGGGCCCCACGTACGCCCGCCACACATGTACATCCCGGCACCAGCCGAATTAGTGGAAGGACCGCCATCATGGCGAAGCTGTCTCAGGAAGACCTGCTCGCGCAGTTCGAGGAGATGACCCTCATCGAGCTCGCCGCGTTCGTGTCGGCGTTCGAGGAGAAGTTCGACGTCACCGCCGCCGCCCCGGTCGCCGTTGCCGCCGCCGGCGCCCCGGGCGCCCCGGCCGAGGCCGCTGAGGAGAAGGACGAGTTCGACGTCATCCTCACCGGCGCCGGTGACAAGAAGATCCAGGTCATCAAGGTCGTGCGTGAGCTGACCTCCCTGGGCCTGAAGGAGGCCAAGGACCTCGTCGACGGCACCCCGAAGCCGGTCCTCGAGAAGGTCAACAAGGAGCAGGCCGACAAGGCCGCCGAGGCCCTCAAGGGCGCCGGTGCGGCCGTCGAGGTCAAGTGACCTCCTGCGGGTCTCCTGACTCGCGCTGACGCCCGCTGAGGGCGTTCCGAAGGGCGATCACCCATCCGGGTGGTCGCCCTTCGGCGTTGCCGTGGTGCCTGTCGTGCGACGGGCACCCCGAGGAGTATGGTGATCTTCGCCGTGCGCCCCGCGGAGCCGGGGGCCTTGACGAACCGCACGCCGCGCGCAATTCTCAGGACGCGTCGTCACAACGATCCGGATCCGAGGCATGGATCGACGACCGAACGGGCAGTATCGATGTGCGCCGACGGGCGCGAGGTGCCGCGGAGATGAGAACAACGAGGGTCGCGAATTGCTCGCCCTGGACATCAGTGGGCCAAGTGGCTACACTGACCCTTTGCGCTGCCTGTTAGCTGCTCCCTGCCCGTCACCAGGGGCATACCCCGCGAGAGCACAGATGACCGAATGCCCTGACCTGGGATTTCGGGTCTCCTTGCTCGGCTGGGGACCGGTACGCGCGTAGTGAGTCCGAGCCCTCGGAAGGACCCCCTCTTGGCCGCCTCGCGCAACGCCTCGACCGCGAATACGAACAACGGCGCAAGCACCGCCCCGCTGCGCATCTCCTTTGCAAAGATCAAGGAGCCCCTCGAGGTTCCGAACCTCCTCGCGCTGCAGACCGAGAGCTTTGACTGGCTGCTCGGCAACGCCGCGTGGAAGGCTCGTGTCGAGGCGGCTCTCGAGAACGGACAGGACGTCCCCACCAAGTCCGGTCTGGAGGAGATCTTCGAGGAGATCTCGCCGATCGAGGACTTCTCCGGGTCGATGTCGCTGACCTTCCGCGACCACCGCTTCGAGCCTCCGAAGAACTCCATCGACGAGTGCAAGGAGCGCGACTTCACGTACGCCGCGCCGCTCTTCGTCACGGCCGAGTTCACCAACAACGAGACCGGCGAGATCAAGTCCCAGACGGTCTTCATGGGCGACTTCCCGCTCATGACGAACAAGGGCACCTTCGTCATCAACGGCACCGAGCGTGTCGTGGTGTCCCAGCTGGTCCGCTCGCCGGGTGTCTACTTCGACTCCTCCATCGACAAGACGTCCGACAAGGACATCTTCTCCGCCAAGATCATCCCGTCCCGGGGTGCCTGGCTGGAGATGGAGATCGACAAGCGCGACATGGTCGGTGTCCGCATCGACCGCAAGCGCAAGCAGTCCGTGACCGTCCTCCTCAAGGCGCTCGGCTGGACCACCGAGCAGATCCTCCAGGAGTTCGGCGAGTACGAGTCGATGCGCGCCACCCTGGAGAAGGACCACACCCAGGGCCAGGACGACGCGCTGCTCGACATCTACCGCAAGCTGCGCCCGGGCGAG
This portion of the Streptomyces changanensis genome encodes:
- the rplJ gene encoding 50S ribosomal protein L10, with the translated sequence MARPDKSAAVAELTDKFRSSNAAVLTEYRGLTVAQLKQLRRSLGENAQYAVVKNTLTKIAANEAGITSLDDQFNGPTAVAFITGDPVTSAKGLRDFAKDNPNLIIKGGVLDGKALSADEIKKLADLESREVLLAKLAGAMKGKQSQAAALFQALPSKLVRTVDALRAKQAEQGGAE
- a CDS encoding LolA-like protein, whose amino-acid sequence is MNVSVRRLLGVPAVAAVVLAGAVGCQGGDKKAAEAPRDGLRWSSPAQVIQAAYEKTAAAKSAKIRMTMTMPAGVEGMAGGGEMTMSGVMGWDPGVMDMTVEGGALNQAQGGPGTSRLIMADEVMYMDMGEKAPAELGGKRWIKMDLKAMADLSGDAAVRRQMTGSLENINQDPAKQLALLLDSPNLKHVGPEKVDGVETQHYKGRLTVDEMVASNKSLAVLSAKERAELVASLKEGGLKAYDTDVWVDGDGYPVKMDIGMETPQGTFDIAVAYSDYGTAAAVQAPPAGETFDFMEVLEKLGAAARDTEGPQDAGAGTGTDGAGTA
- the rplL gene encoding 50S ribosomal protein L7/L12, which translates into the protein MAKLSQEDLLAQFEEMTLIELAAFVSAFEEKFDVTAAAPVAVAAAGAPGAPAEAAEEKDEFDVILTGAGDKKIQVIKVVRELTSLGLKEAKDLVDGTPKPVLEKVNKEQADKAAEALKGAGAAVEVK